A portion of the Pogoniulus pusillus isolate bPogPus1 chromosome 6, bPogPus1.pri, whole genome shotgun sequence genome contains these proteins:
- the P2RY6 gene encoding P2Y purinoceptor 6: MLLRGYSDRRDHSTMENLTALLSTRRNSCTFHEEFKHVLLPLVYSVVFLVGLPLNAVVIGQIWVARKALSRTMIYMLNLATADLLYVCSLPLLIYNYTQKDYWPFGDFTCRFVRFQFYTNLHGSILFLTCISVQRYLGICHPLASWHKKKSKKLTWLVCGAVWLVVVAQCLPTFVFASTGTQRNRTVCYDLSPPDGSAAYFPYGITLTVTGFLLPFAAILACYCSMARILCQRDELVGLAVHKRKDKAVRMIIMVVIVFSISFLPFHLTKTIYLMVRSSPGVPCPALQAFAIAYKCTRPFASMNSVLDPILFYFTQRKFRESTRYLLDKVSSKWRNDHCVTYGS, encoded by the coding sequence ATGCTGCTGAGAGGCTACAGCGACAGGAGGGACCACAGCACCATGGAGAACCTGACAGCCCTGCTGAGCACCAGGAGGAACTCCTGCACCTTCCACGAGGAGTTCAAGCACGTCCTGCTGCCCCTGGTCTACTCGGTGGTGTTCCTGGTGGGGCTGCCCTTGAACGCCGTGGTCATCGGGCAGATCTGGGTGGCGCGGAAGGCCCTGAGCCGCACCATGATCTACATGTTGAACCTGGCCACGGCTGACCTGCTCTACGTCTGCTCCCTCCCGCTCCTCATCTACAACTACACCCAAAAGGACTATTGGCCCTTCGGGGACTTCACCTGCAGGTTCGTCCGCTTCCAGTTCTACACCAACCTCCACGGCagcatcctcttcctcacctgcaTCAGCGTCCAGCGCTACCTGGGCATCTGCCACCCCCTGGCTTCGTGGCACAAGAAGAAGAGCAAGAAGCTGACCTGGCTGGTGTGCGGGGCCGTCTGGCTGGTCGTGGtcgcccagtgcctgcccacctTTGTCTTCGCCTCCACCGGCACCCAGCGCAACCGCACCGTCTGCTACGACCTGAGCCCGCCGGACGGCTCCGCCGCCTACTTCCCCTACGGCATCACCCTCACCGTCACCGGCTTCCTGCTGCCCTTCGCCGCCATCCTGGCCTGCTACTGCAGCATGGCGCGCATCCTGTGCCAGCGGGATGAGCTGGTGGGGCTGGCGGTGCACAAGAGGAAGGACAAGGCCGTGCGGATGATCATCATGGTGGTCATCGTCTTCTCCATCAGCTTCTTGCCCTTCCACCTCACCAAGACCATCTACCTGATGGTGCGCTCCTCGCCCGGCGTGCCCTGCCCGGCCCTGCAGGCCTTCGCCATCGCCTACAAGTGCACGCGGCCCTTCGCCAGCATGAACAGCGTCCTGGACCCCATCCTCTTCTACTTCACGCAGCGCAAGTTCCGCGAGAGCACTCGCTACCTCCTCGACAAGGTCAGCTCCAAGTGGAGGAACGACCACTGCGTCACCTACGGCTCCTAG